One window of Arvicola amphibius chromosome 6, mArvAmp1.2, whole genome shotgun sequence genomic DNA carries:
- the Ucma gene encoding unique cartilage matrix-associated protein isoform X2 — protein MSWRQAILLSSLLAMVLLCSMKQKIFMPESDASNFLKRRGKRSPKSQDEVNAENRQKLRDDELRREYYEEQRNEFENFVEEQRDEQEERTREAVEQWRQWHYDGLYPPYLYNRHHI, from the exons ATGTCCTGGAGACAAGCCATCCTCCTGTCGTCTCTCTTGGCCATGGTGCTCCTGTGTA GTATGAAACAAAAGATTTTCATGCCAGAGTCTGATGCCTCGAATTTCCTCAAGAGGCGTGGCAAGCGGTCTCCCAAGTCCCAAGATGAAGTCAATG CGGAAAACAGACAGAAGCTGCGGGATGACGAGCTGCGGAGAGAGTACTATGAGGAACAAAGGAACGAGTTTGAGAACTTCGTGGAGGAACAAAGAGATG agcaggaagagaggacCAGGGAGGCAGTGGAGCAGTGGCGGCAGTGGCATTATGATGGCCTGTACCCTCCATACCTCTACAACCGCCATCACATCTGA
- the Ucma gene encoding unique cartilage matrix-associated protein isoform X1 has translation MSWRQAILLSSLLAMVLLCMLQEGTSASVGSSQAAGEEAQEGMKQKIFMPESDASNFLKRRGKRSPKSQDEVNAENRQKLRDDELRREYYEEQRNEFENFVEEQRDEQEERTREAVEQWRQWHYDGLYPPYLYNRHHI, from the exons ATGTCCTGGAGACAAGCCATCCTCCTGTCGTCTCTCTTGGCCATGGTGCTCCTGTGTA TGCTCCAAGAGGGGACCAgtgcctctgtgggcagcagcCAGGCAGCCGGAGAAGAGGCACAGGAGG GTATGAAACAAAAGATTTTCATGCCAGAGTCTGATGCCTCGAATTTCCTCAAGAGGCGTGGCAAGCGGTCTCCCAAGTCCCAAGATGAAGTCAATG CGGAAAACAGACAGAAGCTGCGGGATGACGAGCTGCGGAGAGAGTACTATGAGGAACAAAGGAACGAGTTTGAGAACTTCGTGGAGGAACAAAGAGATG agcaggaagagaggacCAGGGAGGCAGTGGAGCAGTGGCGGCAGTGGCATTATGATGGCCTGTACCCTCCATACCTCTACAACCGCCATCACATCTGA
- the Ucma gene encoding unique cartilage matrix-associated protein isoform X3, with protein sequence MSWRQAILLSSLLAMVLLCMLQEGTSASVGSSQAAGEEAQEGMKQKIFMPESDASNFLKRRGKRSPKSQDEVNEQEERTREAVEQWRQWHYDGLYPPYLYNRHHI encoded by the exons ATGTCCTGGAGACAAGCCATCCTCCTGTCGTCTCTCTTGGCCATGGTGCTCCTGTGTA TGCTCCAAGAGGGGACCAgtgcctctgtgggcagcagcCAGGCAGCCGGAGAAGAGGCACAGGAGG GTATGAAACAAAAGATTTTCATGCCAGAGTCTGATGCCTCGAATTTCCTCAAGAGGCGTGGCAAGCGGTCTCCCAAGTCCCAAGATGAAGTCAATG agcaggaagagaggacCAGGGAGGCAGTGGAGCAGTGGCGGCAGTGGCATTATGATGGCCTGTACCCTCCATACCTCTACAACCGCCATCACATCTGA
- the Ucma gene encoding unique cartilage matrix-associated protein isoform X4 has translation MSWRQAILLSSLLAMVLLCSMKQKIFMPESDASNFLKRRGKRSPKSQDEVNEQEERTREAVEQWRQWHYDGLYPPYLYNRHHI, from the exons ATGTCCTGGAGACAAGCCATCCTCCTGTCGTCTCTCTTGGCCATGGTGCTCCTGTGTA GTATGAAACAAAAGATTTTCATGCCAGAGTCTGATGCCTCGAATTTCCTCAAGAGGCGTGGCAAGCGGTCTCCCAAGTCCCAAGATGAAGTCAATG agcaggaagagaggacCAGGGAGGCAGTGGAGCAGTGGCGGCAGTGGCATTATGATGGCCTGTACCCTCCATACCTCTACAACCGCCATCACATCTGA